The following coding sequences are from one Canis lupus dingo isolate Sandy chromosome 21, ASM325472v2, whole genome shotgun sequence window:
- the ARAP1 gene encoding arf-GAP with Rho-GAP domain, ANK repeat and PH domain-containing protein 1 isoform X3: MTKKEELLVSQVPRAVRVASLLSEGEELSGEDDDQGDEDEDDHAYEGIPNGGWHTSSLNSSLPSSLLIPELPPHPMDGLSGGSAPITSVIKAGWLDKNPPQGSYIYQKRWVRLDADHLRYFDSNKDAYSKRFISVACISRIAAIGDQKFEVITNNRTFAFRAESDVERKEWMQALQQAVARAQLSSTYPLGVRGSELPDRAGSLELRGFKNKLYVAVVGDKVQLYKNLEEYHLGIGITFIDMSVGNVKEADRRSFDLTTPYRIFSFSAESELEKEQWLEAMQGAIAEALSTSEVAERIWAVDPNRFCADCGAAQPDWASINLCVVICKRCAGEHRGLGAGVSKVRSLKMDRKVWTETLIELFLQLGNGPGNRFWAANVPPSEALQPNSGPGARRRHLEAKYREGKYRRYHPLFGNQEELDKALCAAVTTTDLAETQALLGCGAGVNCFSGDPEAPTPLALAEQAGQTLQMEFLRNNRTTEVPRLDSMKPLEKHYSVVLPTVSHSGFLYKTASAGKLLQDRRAREEFSRRWCVLSDGVLSYYENERAVTPNGEIRASEIVCLAVPPPDTHGFEYTFEVYTEGERLYLFGLESAELAREWVKCIAKAFIPPLAEDLLARDFERLGRLPYKAGLSLQRAQEGWFSLTGSELRAVFPEGPCEEPLQLRKLQELSVQGDSENQVLVLVERRRTLYIQGERRLDFTGWLGAIQKAAASSGDTLSEQQLGDSDIPVIVYRCVDYITQCGLTSEGIYRKCGQTSKTQRLLESLRQDARSVRLKEGEQHVDDVSSALKRFLRDLPDGLFTRAQRLAWLDASEIEDEEEKVSRYRELLARLPPVNRATVKALISHLYCVQCFSDTNQMNTHNLAIVFGPTLFQTDGQDYKAGRVVEDLISHYVVVFSVDEEELRKQREEITAIVKMRVAGTASGTQHAGDFICTVYLEEKKADTEQHIKIPASMTAEELTLEILDRRNVGIRERDYWTCFEVNEREEAERPLHFSEKVLPILHGLGTDSYLVVKKQQSMDAMLLYLASHVGDTKHGMMKFREDRSLLGLGLPSGGFHDRYFILNSSCLRLYKEIRSQRPWSGAPETSHRPEKEWPVRSLKVYLGVKKKLRPPTCWGFTVVHETEKHEKQQWYLCCETQTELREWFATFLFVQHDGLVWPSEPSRVSRAVPEVRLGSVSLIPLRGSENEMRRSVAAFTADPLSLLRNV; the protein is encoded by the exons ATGACCAAGAAG gaggagctcCTGGTGAGCCAGGTCCCACGGGCTGTGCGCGTGGCCAGTCTGCTGAGCGAGGGTGAGGAACTGTCTGGGGAAGACGACGACCAAGGAGATGAAGATGAGGATGACCATGCCTATGAGGGCATCCCCAA TGGTGGATGGCACACCAGCAGCCTGAACTCGTCCCTGCCCAGCAGCCTCCTGATCCCCGAGCTCCCACCACACCCCATGGATGGGCTCTCTGGGGGCTCTGCCCCCATCACCTCGGTCATCAAGGCCGGCTGGCTGGACAAGAACCCACCGCAGGG aTCTTATATCTATCAGAAGCGATGGGTGAGACTGGATGCCGATCACTTGAGATACTTTGACAGTAACAAG gaTGCCTACTCTAAGCGCTTTATCTCTGTGGCCTGCATCTCCCGCATAGCTGCCATCGGGGACCAGAAGTTTGAAGTGATCACGAACAACCGGACCTTTGCCTTCCGGGCAGAGAGTGATG TGGAGCGGAAGGAGTGGATGCAGGCCCTGCAGCAGGCAGTGGCCCGGGCTCAGCTGTCTAGCACTTACCCATTGGGTGTCCGAGGCTCAGAGTTGCCTGACCGGGCTGGCAGCCTGGAACTTCGTGGTTTCAAGAATAAACTGTATGTGGCCGTGGTTGGGGACAAAGTGCAGCTGTATAAGAATCTGGAG GAGTACCACCTGGGCATTGGCATCACCTTCATTGACATGAGCGTAGGCAATGTGAAGGAAGCAGACCGGCGCAGCTTCGACCTCACCACCCCCTACCGCATCTTCAG CTTCTCAGCTGAATCGGAGCTAGAGAAGGAGCAGTGGCTGGaggccatgcagggagccatcGCAGAGGCCCTGTCTACCTCAGAGGTGGCCGAGCGCATCTGGGCCGTGGACCCCAACAGGTTCTGTGCTGACTGCGGGGCTGCCCAGCCTGACTGGGCCTCCATCAACCTCTGTGTTGTCATCTGCAAGCGCTGTGCAG GGGAGCACCGTGGCCTGGGCGCTGGTGTCTCCAAGGTGCGGAGCCTGAAGATGGACAGGAAAGTGTGGACAGAAACGCTCATCGAG CTCTTCTTACAGCTGGGCAATGGCCCTGGGAACCGCTTCTGGGCGGCCAACGTGCCCCCCAGTGAGGCTCTGCAGCCCAACAGCGGGCCTGGTGCCCGGCGGCGCCACCTGGAGGCGAAATACCGTGAGGGCAAGTACCGCCGCTACCACCCGCTCTTTGGCAACCAGGAGGAACTGGACAAG GCTCTGTGTGCTGCAGTCACTACCACAGACCTGGCTGAGACCCAAGCTCTcctgggctgtggggctggggtcAACTGCTTCTCAGGGGATCCTGAGGCTCCCACACCCCTGGCTCTTGCCGAGCAGGCAGGGCAGACACTGCAGATGGAATTTCTTCGGAACAACCGGACCACGG AGGTACCTCGGCTGGATTCAATGAAGCCCCTGGAAAAGCACTACTCAGTTGTCTTGCCAACTGTGAGCCACAGTGGCTTTCTCTACAAGACCGCTTCTGCCGGCAAGCTGCTGCAGGACCGCCGTGCCCGGGAAG AGTTCAGCCGACGCTGGTGTGTCCTTAGCGACGGGGTCTTGAGCTACTATGAGAACGAGCGGGCAGTGACCCCCAACGGAGAGATTCGGGCCAGTGAGATTGTGTGCCTGGCAGTGCCCCCTCCTGACACCCACGG CTTTGAATACACCTTTGAGGTGTACACAGAGGGAGAGCGGCTGTACCTGTTTGGGCTGGAGAGTGCGGAGCTGGCTCGTGAGTGGGTCAAGTGCATTGCTAAG GCATTCATACCTCCCCTGGCTGAAGATCTGCTCGCCCGGGATTTTGAGCGGCTTGGGCGCCTCCCCTACAAAGCTGGCCTGAGCCTACAGCGGGCCCAGGAGGGCTGGTTCTCCCTCACTGGCTCTGAGCTCCGTGCTGTCTTCCCAGAGGGACCCTGCGAGGAGCCACTACAACTTCGGAAACTGCAGGAGCTTT CCGTCCAAGGGGACAGCGAGAACCAAGTGCTGGTGCTGGTGGAGCGAAGGAG GACGCTGTACATCCAGGGCGAGCGGCGGCTGGACTTCACAGGCTGGCTGGGGGCCATCCAGAAAGCAGCTGCCAGCTCGGGGGACACGCTGTCGGAGCAGCAGCTTGGAGACTCCGATATCCCAGTGATTGTGTACCGCTGTGTGGACTACATCACGCAGTGTG GCCTGACATCGGAGGGCATCTACCGTAAGTGTGGGCAGACGTCGAAGACTCAGCGGCTGCTGGAGAGCCTGCGGCAGGACGCCCGGTCTGTGCGCCtcaaggagggggagcagcatgTGGATGATGTCTCCTCAGCCCTCAAGCGCTTCCTGCGAGACCTGCCTGATGGCCTCTTCACTCGCGCCCAGCGCCTGGCCTGGCTGGATGCCTCAG AGATtgaggatgaggaagagaaggTCTCCAGATATCGAGAACTCCTGGCACGTCTGCCTCCAGTCAACCGCGCCACAGTGAAGGCACTTATCAGTCACCTGTACTG TGTCCAGTGCTTCTCAGACACAAACCAGATGAACACACACAACTTGGCTATTGTGTTTGGGCCCACGCTCTTCCAGACAGATGGGCAGGACTACAAGGCTGGCCGTGTGGTGGAAGACCTCATCAGCCACTATGTGGTGGTGTTCAGT GTGGATGAGGAGGAGCTGAGGAAGCAGCGGGAAGAGATCACTGCCATTGTGAAGATGCGGGTGGCTGGCACTGCCAGTGGGACCCAG CATGCCGGTGACTTCATCTGCACAGTGTACCTGGAGGAGAAGAAGGCAGACACAGAACAGCATATCAAG ATCCCGGCATCCATGACAGCTGAGGAGCTCaccctggagatcctggatcgcaGGAATGTGGGCATCAGGGAGAGGGACTACTGGACCTGCTTTGAAGTCAatgagagggaggaagcag AGCGCCCCCTGCACTTTTCGGAGAAGGTGCTGCCCATCTTGCACGGGCTGGGCACAGACAGCTACCTGGTGGTGAAGAAGCAGCAGTCCATGGATGCCATGCTGCTGTACCTCG CCAGCCACGTGGGCGACACCAAGCACGGCATGATGAAGTTCCGCGAAGACCGTAgcctcctgggcctgggcctgccctCAGGTGGCTTTCACGATCGATACTTCATCCTCAACAGCAGCTGCCTGCGGCTCTACAAGGAGATCCGG AGCCAGAGGCCGTGGAGCGGGGCCCCTGAGACC AGTCACCGGCCTGAGAAGGAGTGGCCTGTCAGGAGTCTCAAAGTCTACCTGGGAGTGAAGAAGAAACTCCGGCCACCCACGTG CTGGGGCTTCACAGTGGTGCATGAGACGGAGAAGCATGAGAAGCAGCAGTG GTACCTGTGCTGTGAGACGCAGACGGAGCTCCGGGAGTGGTTTGCCACCTTCCTCTTTGTGCAG CATGACGGCCTGGTGTGGCCCTCGGAGCCCTCCCGTGTGTCCCGGGCTGTGCCTGAAGTCCGGCTGGGCAGCGTGTCATTGATCCCCCTGCGTGGCAGTGAGAACGAAATGCGCCGGAGTGTGGCTGCCTTCACCGCAGACCCCCTTTCT CTCCTCCGCAACGTCTGA